ATGAAACTAATTAATCACTAATTTTATATTCAACtacgttttattttattttggattaataaaataattatcctTTAATTAATTACCGTTCCTTTAGCCGCCACGTCATCATTCCACCTGCTAGCCAGCCGCGTGAAGCCACCAAACAGCTGTGATATGTCAACGACGCGTGAAATTCGGCCGCGTGGCAGAGAAACATAGATTTTCTGCCGTCGAAACTTAACGCGTCAGGATGACATGGGAATACACACCAATCATATGCCGTAACGTGGGCGGCAAATAATATGTATGCAATTTCCGCTTTGATTTGATTCGTTCGACAGAAATCAcataaaaaagtatattagtttGGGCCCCCCACTAATCCTTTCATCTGGACCGTTAacagctttttattttattcacgTAATTTCTGTAtctttaaaattgaaaattttaatctttaattattaaatttattaaattaaatgttaaacaTATTATCATAGGTATACTATTATGtctatttgttattttatatattacttgtaaaaaattaattaatagatTTTAACGATTAAACTTttgaaattagaaaaattatagccattaaaaatattcaattggtgaatatggactaaatctataactttaCACATTATATAGAgctaataacataatttaaccaaatagaTTTAGCTGTTATTGGCCATGATTAATATTACAAAATTCAAAagttcaaaaattaaattgatcaaattaaagaaCAAGTACTAAATTCACAATTTATACAAAGTGCAGGGGCTCATAGTAAAAGTTAACCTTTTAGAAATTACTTAcattactttaaaattttaagggaAAATTACACCCAACATCAGGATGATTTGTTATAATGAATTTCAACCAATCAACCcaccaattttttattttgatatggTTTTGACATCACCATTGGTAACTAATTTGAGCATATTTTTTATGCCCATCTATGTTTAAAGAAACTATTTTGACAAGTTAAATCTCGTGCGATTAAAAGGTTTGAAAGTAATATAGTCAATAATGTTTCAATACTGATCATATTATCGATATGCTTTTTTCTATTCATAAACTAGAATCACAAAATATAAGTttcattttaattcaaaaattgaCTTGTTTTACTGATAATAATAATTTTCGATTTGTTTTGCTTGTATCAGCCGAAATTTTATGTATTAGTCAATATATAGAAAAATATAAGATTTTGAGGTCTCAACTTTGACTCTCATCTTTTCTAAATCATGTGTAAATTATATGTCAATTGTCTACGTATCTAtttgtatttataatttaaaagagagagagagagttggTGGAAGAGGAAAAATAGAAACCAAATTATCAAAACTTGGAGAAAAAGAATCACCAAAGGAAGGATTAGAAAATTTCAAAGATGCCATCAATCTTCTCTCACGCCATTATTTGATTATTTGTTggaaaaagaaagcaaaataaaaatgaccttaatttagttttaaatttGTTATGATGTATTCGATTGCTAACCCGAAACCCGAATTTAAGTCTAGCTATTGACTTGCGACCCCAATTTAGACTTCATCAGGTGAAAACATTAAGGGATTCACTTGAATCTCGAGAGTCTAGTTCGTACGTCCCTAGATGTTCGCGAGCACAGGGTACGAAACCAAACAAATAAACCAACAAGCACATGAACCAACGAACATGTGTTAAGTCTAGGATAACATACGTGTCGATATGCATGGAGCCTACCTAGAAGGTCAATTCCATAAATAGTAACTATATCACATAAATTCCCGATTTTTCTCACTAAGATGATACACAACAAAACACTCAAAGAAATTAATTATAGATCATAAATTAAAGAGTAGTTTTATAGCATCAAAACACATAAAAAAGttctattaatttaaaaaaaaaaaaaaacacccaaaacaccaaaatcacaattttgattaattaatacAATTCTTGAAACAAAAACTGATAAAAACAAGTCAAATATGGTTCCAAGAATTAAGCTTACGAATTTCCTCCTCTTGTTGAGCAGCAAAATCGTTGTTAATCCCAAAAGTTTGACGAATTACCTCAACATTCTTGCAAGCTTTGATAAAGTCCCCAACTCGTTTCGTCACTCCATTCAACAAGCTTTCAATTTCCAGGTAATTGGCTGCCATGAAAAGCTCGTGAAGATCATCCATATCAACCTCAAAGAATTTTGATTCCCAATCGCTTAGTTCTTCATCAACAATTTTGTTGTTTTGCTCGACGTGATAATTGGCTTGTTTCCGGCACCCTTACGTTACAATCTCTTTAAGACCAGCCGTATAGACATCAACGAATTCCGGTCCCTCATCATCATCATCGTTGTTGTTGCAGAGGTGGTGTTCAACGTGATAATCAACGTGCTTCTGGCACCATTTGATTACGTTCGTTAACGTAGGCCTTGCTGTTCACCATGGTCGTCATGGTTTTGATGAGCTCAGATTGAATGGCAATGGATTCTTCGACCTCAAAGATTTCATTGTCTTTGCTCTCCAATGCAGAATTCTTGGACAACAACATGGTTgttcttttttcctctttttgGATAGCTTAAGAAAAAGCTTAAAAAGTAGACATACATTGTTTCTGAAGAAGAATAAGGAAGAGGGGGGGTTATATAatataaccttttttttttaaggaTTTTGCCCTATTTAATCCTTATTGAAATAGGTTTTATTTTGCTAAAAGAATTAGATACTGAGATTATTTTTTACCAtgttttattttactaatttcaatatTATAATTCAGGGGTTTTATTGAACAGTTTTATCCATATATTCCTATATGTTTTAAAAaattcaagactaataatatAAATACATATTTCTTTGGGAAAAAGAGGTTTTCTTTGCTttgaaagaaaagataaaagcccTTTCTCACTAGCCGACTTCTTGTTGTATTTTGCCGAAggcaaaataaaaaggaaaaaaaagaagaaggtaaAAGCCCTAAGATTATTTCTTCAAAAATGATATATAGAGACTTAAGATTATTATTTCTTCCatcatatttaaaaagaaaaaaaagaaagaatccTACCATCATCTGTGAATTCTTTTTATTTCACTTACAATTATTCtaaaatttatgtttatgaacCTACTTCCAGTTGTTCGAGAAAACAACTTTACTGAAGCACATAAAAGAGAGTTCATcttataaaatatcatttaaacatTTATTAAACCAACGAAACTATCCCATTATTTCATGCTTATGACTTCCTTGGCCAAAATTAATACCAAAAAAGCACTAGCACTTTCGTTCAAAGCACTGAATTGAGAAACCAATTTGATACCCGTACGTTCAATGTACCATCTTGGCTTTAATTTAACATGAATATGATATGAATACCATATGAATACATAAATGGTAGTGAAACATGGCATACTTGTCGAGTATAATCTTTCACAGTTACAACCAATCATTCAAGTGTGGGCAGATTTAAGTGATGCTAATGACAACTCACAACTGAatgttttaaaatcatatttaGAATTGCATCACAGACTAAGAAAGCGTAGAACAGTCGCAATCACAGTTACGTATTAATATGATATTCACAAACTTGAAATCCCAACTACATAACATTAAAAATACCTAGTAGTTGATCCAGTATCACCATCCTCTGATCATGAAGGTGATGGACGTGGCAGCCGCTTGGCAATTTCCTGCCATGTAGATAATAAATAAACCTTTCAATCCCAATTCATAGAGAAACCTCAAATGTTATTTAGACCCAGGTGTTTGACACAGGCATGCATTGCATGTTGGACACAGGTATTTCCAGAAAACAAAATTGAAGATCCGGACAACAACACAAGTGAAAACAACTCTTAAGTAGGGTTGACAATGCATTTAGATGACAAGAAACCAGTGCCTTGATGACTAAAGCCATCCATGACATGAGCAGAGGTTATCAATAACAACAAACAAATTAGTAAGGACAAGTATCTGTAAGTTTCCCTGCACATCAAAAGAAACTCCTGCTTGTAGAGTTCTTAAATTCCGATGCCAGTATACCAGATAATTATCCATATTAGAATGCTGCTGACAAGTTTGAGCTATATCATTTTAAAGCTTAAGCTTAAGAACTGATCTTGGACTTTGAAGAATATTTTGATACTTTCAACATTTACTCTAAATGTGAAAGAACAATGGTGCTTAATAACTACGGGCAAACCTACAAGTTATATTGACATAGACTAGAATCTTCCAGGAGATGGCATATTTGACTATACTTAAGTTGCTATCCTTTAGTAATTCTCATAAAATCTTGACCTTATCAATAGTCACAGGATGAGATCTTTCTATGCAAAGTGTT
The Gossypium arboreum isolate Shixiya-1 chromosome 10, ASM2569848v2, whole genome shotgun sequence genome window above contains:
- the LOC108487755 gene encoding SKP1-like protein 11 yields the protein MLLSKNSALESKDNEIFEVEESIAIQSELIKTMTTMVNSKAYVNERNQMVPEARCRKQANYHVEQNNKIVDEELSDWESKFFEVDMDDLHELFMAANYLEIESLLNGVTKRVGDFIKACKNVEVIRQTFGINNDFAAQQEEEIRKLNSWNHI